In Temnothorax longispinosus isolate EJ_2023e chromosome 2, Tlon_JGU_v1, whole genome shotgun sequence, one DNA window encodes the following:
- the LOC139808514 gene encoding segmentation polarity homeobox protein engrailed, whose product MSVALAARDSTYALQLARQHHYPHRHVLSPVMPHQVVRSPDRQRNVSPLRFSVVNILKPDFGSKALRTKQPVSLHRPSLLLPRDLSLSSSRLSPQLVHKEKDNFPSHNGLTPPPSKQNGLSRSGSLESLASSRSSVASNTVTGPSSLCSTSSIVGDSLNGDATSGGSSGSTSTSQQNGTNGQNQLWPAWVYCTRYSDRPSSGPRTRRVKRSQSGSVKNSTPEEKRPRTAFSADQLARLKREFTENRYLTERRRQQLSRELNLNEAQIKIWFQNKRAKIKKASGQKNPLALQLMAQGLYNHSTVPVDEDGEEIVTGRNH is encoded by the exons atgagCGTTGCACTCGCGGCTAGGGATTCCACGTATGCTCTGCAACTCGCCAGGCAGCATCATTATCCTCATCGCCACGTGTTGTCGCCGGTGATGCCGCATCAAGTGGTTCGTTCGCCGGATCGCCAGCGAAACGTGTCACCGTTGCGCTTCAGCGTTGTTAACATTCTCAAGCCAGATTTCGGTAGCAAAGCCCTTCGCACGAAACAACCTGTATCGTTACATAGACCATCGCTTTTGCTTCCGAGGGATCTCAGCCTATCGTCTAGCCGACTGTCACCGCAGTTGGTCCACAAAGAAAAGGACAATTTCCCGTCTCACAATGGACTCACGCCACCACCGTCTAAGCAGAACGGGCTAAGCAGAAGCGGCAGTCTCGAAAGTCTCGCGTCCAGCAGGAGCTCGGTCGCCAGTAATACGGTCACCGGTCCATCCTCCTTATGCTCTACGTCATCCATTGTCGGCGATTCTCTAAACGGCGACGCCACATCCGGCGGCAGTTCCGGTAGCACGTCGACAAGTCAGCAAAATGGCACTAATGGCCAAAACCAGTTGTGGCCCGCGTGGGTCTACTGCACCAGATACTCGGATCGGCCGTCCTCCG GACCGCGCACGAGACGAGTCAAACGTTCGCAGAGCGGGAGCGTGAAGAACAGCACGCCGGAAGAGAAGAGGCCCAGAACGGCCTTCAGCGCCGACCAACTGGCCAGGCTGAAGCGGGAATTCACAGAGAATCGATATTTGACGGAGAGAAGGAGGCAGCAGCTCTCACGGGAGTTGAACCTGAATGAGGCGCAGATCAAGATTTGGTTTCAGAACAAGCGGGCGAAAATAAAGAAGGCGAGCGGACAGAAAAATCCGTTGGCCCTACAGCTAATGGCGCAAGGTCTTTATAATCATTCCACCGTGCCGGTGGACGAGGACGGCGAAGAGATCGTAACCGGAAGAAATCATTGA